In Rhodobacter sp. 24-YEA-8, the following are encoded in one genomic region:
- a CDS encoding ComEC/Rec2 family competence protein has product MADSITATGANEAVSGGADHPAALSRQVWRHLVRFCRRLIRALIRALNGALIAPLIALEDARGHLLPLAVILFGSGIGLWFALETEPGALVYGTLVALAVLAAVAARIAPFPFRSIGGAVVALSLGLLAAGLRAHMIAAPMLDFRYYGPIGGRVVEIDTSASDAVRITLDQVVLERTDPARVPHRVRVALHGNAYGHSPAAGETVILTGHLSAPQDAAEPGGFDFRRMAFFQGLGAVGYSQTPVLLLEPPRDGEEWIGRLRAWFSSGIRAHIPGEAGAFAAGAMTGDRSGISQKTVEDLRDSSLAHILAISGMNLVCLTAFVFALMRGGIACFPWLALRVNAKKLAALVSIFVAWFYLQLSGANVATERAFVMTLVMLLAILMNRRAMTIRSAAIAGAVILALRPESLLAPGFQMSMAATVSLIAGFQAMDRWLQRGRLAHWQIVLITVIMSSVIGGFATAPYAAAHFNRFADYGLMANILTAPVMGVAIMPMGVLAFLLAPVGLEALPLWVMGKASEWILWVAAWVAGLEGSVTAIPAPHWLALPVISWGGLWLIAWPGRARLAGIGLIVAGIALWPLADRPGLLISADGRLVGVMVPEGRALSAATGGGFSAGNWLEGDGDLASQKTAALRPGFTGPVTAKAFGFAGRKGVALSGKAGLSQLAAACASYDLVILNARAEHPPPDCPLIDQLLLSRTGAIALWSRGAKIDARFSARDRIWSSGAGKTGARGDEVADRLDRLFR; this is encoded by the coding sequence GTGGCTGACAGCATTACCGCCACAGGCGCAAATGAGGCGGTGTCCGGGGGGGCGGATCATCCGGCTGCGTTGTCACGGCAGGTCTGGCGTCACCTCGTCAGATTCTGCCGCAGGCTGATCCGGGCGCTGATCCGGGCGCTGAACGGGGCACTGATCGCGCCGCTGATCGCGCTCGAAGACGCGCGCGGGCATCTTCTGCCGCTGGCGGTGATCCTTTTTGGCAGCGGCATCGGGCTGTGGTTCGCGCTGGAAACCGAGCCGGGCGCGCTGGTCTATGGCACGCTTGTCGCCCTCGCCGTTCTGGCGGCAGTCGCGGCCCGGATTGCGCCTTTTCCCTTTCGCAGCATCGGAGGCGCCGTAGTCGCGCTGTCGCTGGGCCTGCTGGCAGCGGGGCTGCGCGCGCATATGATCGCGGCCCCGATGCTTGATTTCCGCTATTATGGCCCGATCGGGGGGCGTGTGGTCGAGATCGACACTTCCGCCTCGGATGCGGTCAGGATCACACTGGACCAGGTTGTGCTGGAGCGCACCGATCCCGCGCGCGTGCCGCATCGCGTGCGGGTTGCGCTGCACGGAAACGCCTATGGCCATAGTCCCGCCGCCGGCGAAACGGTGATCCTGACCGGGCATCTCTCGGCCCCTCAGGATGCGGCAGAGCCCGGGGGCTTTGACTTCCGCCGCATGGCGTTTTTCCAGGGCCTCGGCGCGGTCGGTTACAGCCAGACCCCGGTCCTGCTGCTGGAGCCGCCGCGCGACGGAGAGGAATGGATCGGCCGGCTCAGGGCCTGGTTTTCCAGTGGTATCCGTGCCCATATTCCGGGCGAGGCAGGGGCCTTTGCCGCAGGCGCGATGACCGGCGACCGCTCGGGCATCAGCCAGAAGACGGTCGAGGATCTGCGCGATTCCTCGCTGGCGCATATCCTTGCGATTTCGGGGATGAACCTCGTTTGCCTGACGGCTTTTGTTTTTGCGCTGATGCGGGGGGGGATCGCGTGTTTTCCCTGGCTCGCGCTGCGGGTGAACGCGAAGAAGCTCGCGGCCCTGGTCTCGATCTTTGTCGCCTGGTTCTATCTGCAGCTCTCCGGCGCCAATGTCGCGACCGAGCGTGCCTTTGTCATGACGCTGGTGATGCTTCTGGCGATTTTGATGAATCGCCGGGCGATGACGATCCGCAGTGCCGCGATTGCCGGCGCGGTCATTCTGGCGCTGAGACCCGAAAGTCTGCTCGCGCCCGGTTTCCAGATGTCGATGGCGGCGACCGTCTCGCTGATCGCCGGGTTTCAGGCGATGGATCGCTGGCTGCAACGGGGCCGCCTGGCGCACTGGCAGATTGTACTGATCACAGTGATCATGAGCTCGGTGATCGGTGGTTTCGCCACCGCGCCCTATGCGGCGGCGCATTTCAACCGGTTTGCCGATTACGGGCTCATGGCCAATATCCTGACCGCGCCGGTCATGGGGGTCGCCATCATGCCGATGGGGGTTCTGGCCTTCCTGCTGGCGCCGGTCGGGCTTGAGGCTCTGCCGCTCTGGGTCATGGGCAAGGCCTCGGAATGGATCCTCTGGGTTGCCGCCTGGGTTGCCGGGCTGGAAGGCTCGGTGACGGCGATCCCGGCGCCGCATTGGCTGGCGCTGCCGGTGATCAGCTGGGGCGGGCTCTGGCTGATCGCCTGGCCGGGAAGGGCACGGCTTGCCGGTATCGGGCTGATCGTGGCGGGGATCGCGCTCTGGCCCCTTGCAGATCGGCCGGGGCTGCTGATCTCCGCTGACGGGCGGCTGGTGGGCGTGATGGTGCCAGAGGGCAGGGCGCTGTCTGCGGCCACAGGCGGGGGCTTTTCGGCAGGCAACTGGTTGGAAGGCGACGGGGATCTCGCATCGCAAAAGACCGCCGCGCTGCGCCCGGGCTTCACCGGTCCGGTCACGGCAAAAGCCTTCGGCTTCGCAGGCCGGAAGGGTGTAGCCCTGAGCGGGAAGGCCGGGCTTTCACAGCTTGCGGCGGCCTGTGCCAGCTATGACCTCGTGATCCTCAACGCGCGGGCGGAACACCCACCACCCGATTGCCCGCTGATCGACCAGCTTCTGCTGTCCCGGACCGGTGCAATCGCGCTCTGGAGTCGGGGGGCGAAGATCGACGCGAGATTTTCTGCCCGCGACAGGATCTGGTCCTCTGGGGCGGGAAAAACCGGCGCTCGGGGGGACGAAGTGGCGGATCGCCTTGACCGCCTGTTCCGGTAA
- a CDS encoding DUF934 domain-containing protein codes for MSIIVTDAGFTPAPAREIPALAELTETGLEVDLSNTDTPDALIPHLDRLTLIRVAFPAFSDGRAFTIARRLRMLGYKGQLLALGPVISDQYAMCRRVGFDGVEIPDELAQRQPEEQWKFRANWTAHDYQGRLRA; via the coding sequence ATGAGCATTATTGTCACCGATGCCGGTTTCACCCCGGCCCCCGCCCGCGAGATCCCGGCTTTGGCTGAGCTGACCGAAACCGGTCTCGAAGTCGATCTGTCGAATACCGACACTCCCGATGCGCTGATCCCGCATCTTGACCGCCTGACCCTGATCCGGGTCGCCTTCCCGGCCTTTTCGGATGGTCGCGCCTTCACGATCGCGCGCAGGCTCCGGATGCTTGGTTATAAAGGGCAGTTGCTTGCACTCGGGCCCGTTATCTCCGATCAATATGCCATGTGTCGCCGGGTCGGCTTTGACGGGGTCGAGATCCCGGATGAGCTTGCTCAACGCCAGCCGGAAGAGCAATGGAAATTCCGCGCCAACTGGACGGCGCATGATTACCAGGGCCGCCTGCGCGCCTGA
- a CDS encoding valine--tRNA ligase produces MAMEKTFNAQEAEARIMDLWIDQKVGRAGANAKPGKPAFSVVIPPPNVTGSLHMGHAFNNTLQDVLVRWHRMRGFDTLWQPGTDHAGIATQMVVERELAKTNRRRSDFSRPEFLGLVWEQKKKSRGNIIGQLMRLGATCDWDREAFTMSGAPGAPEGEDGNFHDAVIKVFVDLYNKGLIYRGKRLVNWDPHFETAISDLEVEQTEVDGHMWHFKYPLAGGETYLYEEKDEDGNVTFSETRDYISIATTRPETMLGDGAVAVHPSDSRYAPIVGKLCEIPVGPRALRRLIPIITDMYPDPTFGSGAVKITGAHDFNDYGVAQRNGIPLYRLMDTRARMREDGLPYEESCANAKAILDGANYTEADVDRINLVPDHLRGLDRYEARKLVVAEINDEGLAVTKLVKSIDKETNAEHLERVPVVENKKIMQPFGDRSKVVIEPMLTDQWFVETSKIVGPALDAVRNGETTILPERDAKVYFHWLENIEPWCISRQLWWGHQIPVWYGLDLRPAGFKDDQGDNALDEVELFRFLFDGGFNAQDPVYFCAPSIEEVTGQFLDALAPLPMPLNHARIIEVENREAAEAALSAALAEYNLTQDPTKLVYPVWRDADVLDTWFSSGLWPIGTLGWPEQTPELARYFPTSVLVTGFDIIFFWVARMMMMQLAVVDQVPFKTVYVHALVRDEKGKKMSKSLGNVLDPLDLIADYGADAVRFTLAAMAAMGRDLKLSKDRIAGYRNFGTKLWNACRFAEMNGVWEGHATKAEPPVATATANKWIIGETAKALAEVDLALAEFRFDQAADALYKFVWGKVCDWYVEFAKPLFDGEAADETRATMAWVLDQCMILLHPFTPFITEELWATTGTREKLLVHTDWPEYGPALIDQAADTEMSFVTGLIDEIRSARAQCHVPAGLKIDIVATELAGAAREAWSRNEALIRRMARIEGFSEGSAPKGSILVAAGGAGFAIPLEGLIDIAEEKARLTKTLEKLGKEIGGLKGRLDNPKFAASAPEDVVDEARANLEAREDERAKVETALKRLSELA; encoded by the coding sequence ATGGCAATGGAAAAGACCTTCAACGCTCAGGAAGCCGAGGCCCGGATCATGGATCTGTGGATCGACCAGAAGGTCGGCCGCGCCGGGGCCAATGCCAAACCCGGAAAGCCCGCCTTTTCCGTCGTCATCCCGCCGCCGAATGTCACCGGCAGCCTGCATATGGGCCATGCCTTCAACAATACCTTGCAGGACGTGCTGGTGCGCTGGCACCGGATGCGCGGCTTTGACACGCTCTGGCAGCCCGGCACCGACCATGCCGGGATCGCGACCCAGATGGTGGTGGAGCGGGAACTGGCAAAGACAAACCGCCGCCGTTCAGATTTTTCGCGCCCGGAATTCCTCGGCCTCGTCTGGGAACAGAAGAAGAAGTCGCGCGGCAACATCATTGGCCAGCTGATGCGCCTTGGCGCCACCTGCGACTGGGACCGCGAGGCCTTTACCATGTCCGGCGCGCCCGGTGCACCCGAGGGCGAGGATGGCAATTTTCATGATGCCGTGATCAAGGTCTTTGTCGATCTTTACAACAAGGGCCTGATCTATCGTGGCAAACGCCTTGTGAACTGGGATCCCCATTTCGAAACCGCGATCTCTGATCTCGAAGTCGAGCAGACCGAGGTCGACGGCCATATGTGGCATTTCAAGTACCCGCTCGCCGGCGGCGAGACCTATCTTTACGAGGAGAAGGACGAAGACGGGAACGTCACCTTCTCGGAAACCCGCGACTATATCTCGATTGCGACCACCCGGCCCGAGACGATGCTCGGCGATGGCGCGGTGGCGGTGCATCCCTCGGACAGCCGCTATGCACCCATCGTCGGCAAGCTTTGCGAGATACCGGTCGGCCCGCGCGCGCTTCGCCGTCTGATCCCGATCATCACCGATATGTATCCCGACCCCACATTCGGATCGGGCGCGGTAAAGATCACCGGCGCGCATGATTTCAACGATTACGGCGTCGCACAGCGCAATGGCATCCCGCTATACCGGCTGATGGATACCCGCGCACGGATGCGCGAGGACGGGTTGCCTTATGAGGAAAGCTGCGCGAATGCCAAAGCGATCCTTGATGGCGCGAATTATACCGAGGCCGATGTCGACCGCATCAACCTGGTGCCCGACCATCTGCGCGGTCTCGACCGCTACGAGGCCCGCAAACTGGTGGTGGCCGAGATCAATGATGAAGGCCTCGCCGTCACCAAGCTGGTGAAGTCGATCGACAAAGAGACCAATGCCGAGCATCTGGAACGGGTGCCGGTGGTCGAGAACAAAAAGATCATGCAGCCCTTCGGTGACCGCTCGAAAGTGGTGATCGAGCCGATGCTGACAGATCAGTGGTTCGTCGAGACCTCGAAAATCGTCGGCCCGGCGCTGGATGCGGTTCGCAATGGCGAGACCACGATCCTGCCCGAGCGCGATGCGAAAGTGTATTTCCACTGGCTGGAAAATATCGAACCCTGGTGCATTTCGCGTCAGCTCTGGTGGGGGCATCAGATCCCGGTCTGGTATGGTCTCGACCTGCGCCCGGCGGGGTTCAAAGACGATCAGGGCGATAATGCGCTGGATGAGGTGGAACTGTTCCGCTTCCTCTTTGACGGCGGGTTCAATGCCCAGGATCCGGTCTATTTCTGCGCCCCTTCGATTGAAGAGGTGACGGGCCAGTTCCTGGACGCACTGGCGCCGCTGCCGATGCCACTGAACCATGCCCGCATCATCGAGGTCGAAAACCGCGAGGCCGCCGAGGCCGCTTTGTCGGCGGCGCTGGCAGAATATAACCTGACCCAGGACCCGACAAAGCTGGTCTATCCGGTCTGGCGCGATGCCGATGTGCTGGACACCTGGTTCTCCTCGGGGCTCTGGCCGATCGGCACGCTGGGCTGGCCGGAACAGACCCCGGAACTCGCGCGCTATTTCCCGACCAGCGTTCTGGTGACCGGCTTTGACATCATCTTCTTCTGGGTCGCCCGGATGATGATGATGCAACTGGCCGTGGTCGACCAGGTGCCATTCAAAACCGTTTATGTTCATGCCCTTGTCCGCGACGAGAAGGGCAAGAAGATGTCGAAATCGCTGGGCAATGTCCTCGACCCGCTGGATCTTATCGCAGATTACGGCGCAGATGCCGTGCGGTTCACGCTGGCAGCCATGGCTGCGATGGGGCGCGATCTGAAACTGTCGAAAGACCGCATCGCGGGCTATCGCAATTTCGGTACCAAGCTCTGGAATGCCTGCCGCTTCGCCGAGATGAACGGTGTCTGGGAAGGTCATGCGACCAAGGCAGAGCCGCCGGTGGCAACCGCCACCGCGAATAAATGGATCATCGGCGAGACCGCGAAAGCCCTCGCCGAAGTCGATCTGGCGCTGGCCGAATTCCGTTTCGACCAGGCCGCAGATGCGCTTTACAAATTCGTCTGGGGCAAGGTCTGCGACTGGTATGTCGAATTCGCCAAGCCGCTGTTTGACGGAGAGGCCGCAGACGAGACGCGGGCCACCATGGCCTGGGTGCTTGACCAGTGCATGATCCTCTTGCATCCGTTCACGCCCTTCATCACCGAAGAGCTCTGGGCGACCACCGGCACGCGTGAAAAGCTGCTCGTCCACACCGACTGGCCGGAATATGGCCCCGCCCTGATCGACCAGGCAGCGGATACCGAGATGTCGTTTGTCACCGGGCTGATCGATGAGATCCGTTCGGCCCGCGCGCAATGCCATGTGCCGGCCGGGCTGAAAATCGACATCGTCGCGACCGAACTTGCCGGTGCGGCGCGTGAAGCCTGGAGCCGCAATGAGGCGCTGATCCGCCGCATGGCACGGATCGAGGGCTTCAGCGAGGGATCTGCGCCGAAAGGCTCGATCCTGGTGGCTGCGGGCGGTGCCGGTTTCGCGATCCCGCTGGAAGGGCTGATCGACATTGCCGAGGAAAAAGCGCGGCTGACGAAGACTCTGGAGAAGCTCGGGAAAGAGATCGGCGGGTTGAAGGGCCGGCTCGACAACCCGAAATTCGCAGCCTCCGCGCCGGAAGATGTGGTGGATGAGGCCCGCGCCAATCTGGAAGCACGCGAGGATGAGCGTGCCAAGGTCGAGACCGCGCTGAAGCGGTTGTCCGAACTGGCCTGA
- a CDS encoding ferredoxin--NADP reductase, translated as MTETAATTERPAKPHLPDAQTVTSVRHWTDRLFSFRVARPQSLRFRSGEFVMIGLMGENGKPLLRAYSIASPAWDEELEFYSIKVPDGPLTSKLQHVKPGDQIILRPKPVGTLVHDALLPGKRLWFLATGTGFAPFASLLREPETWEKYDQVIMMHTCRENAELDYGRALVEGLKEDPLIGELIGDKLLYYPTTTREESQYMGRITDNLASGKVFEDLGLPKINPEEDRAMVCGSLAFNVDVKATLESFGLEEGANSDPKQFVVEKAFVGDGI; from the coding sequence ATGACCGAGACCGCCGCAACCACTGAGCGCCCGGCAAAACCGCATCTGCCCGATGCCCAGACCGTCACCTCGGTCAGACACTGGACCGACCGGCTGTTTTCCTTCCGCGTTGCGCGGCCGCAATCGCTGCGGTTCCGCTCCGGCGAGTTTGTCATGATCGGGCTGATGGGCGAGAATGGCAAACCGCTTTTGCGCGCCTATTCCATCGCCTCGCCCGCCTGGGATGAGGAGCTGGAATTCTATTCGATCAAAGTGCCCGATGGCCCGCTGACCTCGAAACTGCAGCATGTGAAACCGGGCGATCAGATCATCCTGCGCCCGAAACCCGTCGGCACCCTGGTCCATGACGCGCTGCTTCCGGGCAAGCGGCTCTGGTTCCTTGCCACCGGCACCGGCTTCGCGCCCTTCGCCTCGCTGCTGCGCGAGCCGGAGACCTGGGAGAAATATGACCAGGTCATCATGATGCATACCTGCCGCGAGAATGCGGAGCTGGATTATGGCCGCGCACTGGTCGAAGGGCTGAAAGAAGACCCGCTGATCGGCGAGCTGATCGGCGACAAGCTCCTTTATTATCCGACCACCACCCGCGAAGAGTCGCAATATATGGGCCGCATCACCGATAACCTCGCCTCCGGCAAGGTCTTTGAGGATCTCGGCCTGCCGAAGATCAACCCGGAAGAAGACCGCGCCATGGTCTGTGGCTCGCTCGCATTCAACGTCGATGTGAAGGCGACGCTGGAAAGCTTCGGGCTTGAGGAAGGCGCCAATTCCGATCCGAAACAATTCGTGGTCGAGAAGGCTTTCGTGGGCGACGGCATCTGA
- the cobA gene encoding uroporphyrinogen-III C-methyltransferase: MLTASAPLKDLPPVTFAGAGPGAAEHLTLGVLRALEAAEVVIHDRLVGEEVMALIPAHVRRIDVGKEGFGPSVPQSAINRVLVETAQTGARVVRLKGGDPGIFARLDEEIEALEAAGLSFRILPGLSTAPVAAAAIGQALTKRGRNASLRILTGHDMDGFAEQDWRGLARATEVAAIYMGKKSARFIQGRLLMHGAGPETPVTLVENASRADQRVHAGTLATLPALALCCSGPAIILFGLAPRAAIPAMTSHEEARA, translated from the coding sequence ATGTTGACAGCCAGCGCTCCCCTCAAGGATCTGCCGCCCGTGACCTTCGCGGGGGCCGGCCCGGGCGCGGCTGAGCACCTGACGCTCGGCGTGCTGCGTGCGCTTGAGGCGGCAGAGGTGGTGATCCATGACCGTCTCGTCGGCGAAGAGGTGATGGCGCTGATCCCGGCCCATGTGCGCCGCATTGATGTCGGCAAAGAGGGATTTGGCCCTTCGGTGCCGCAATCCGCGATCAACCGGGTTCTGGTTGAAACGGCACAGACGGGCGCGCGCGTCGTCCGTCTCAAAGGCGGCGATCCGGGAATTTTCGCCCGTCTCGACGAAGAGATCGAGGCGCTTGAGGCCGCTGGCCTCAGCTTTCGTATCCTGCCCGGCCTTTCGACCGCTCCGGTTGCGGCGGCGGCAATCGGCCAGGCGCTGACAAAGCGCGGCCGCAATGCGAGCCTGCGTATTCTGACCGGCCATGACATGGACGGTTTTGCCGAACAGGACTGGCGCGGTCTCGCCCGTGCCACTGAGGTTGCGGCGATTTATATGGGCAAGAAATCGGCCCGTTTCATCCAGGGCCGGCTGCTGATGCATGGCGCAGGGCCGGAAACGCCGGTCACACTGGTCGAGAACGCCTCGCGCGCCGATCAGCGGGTCCATGCCGGGACGCTCGCAACGCTGCCCGCGCTGGCGCTTTGTTGCTCCGGCCCCGCCATTATCCTTTTCGGCCTCGCGCCCCGCGCGGCCATTCCCGCCATGACCAGTCACGAGGAGGCCCGCGCATGA
- a CDS encoding DUF2849 domain-containing protein, producing the protein MSRRFTPKVVTANRLREGDVVYLTADDRWTLVHAEAELIEDEAHAQLRLIHANAQGRLIVGAYLADAKPGPNGPEPTHFREAFRTRGPSNYHHGKQADLDHV; encoded by the coding sequence ATGAGCCGCCGCTTTACCCCGAAAGTCGTCACCGCCAATCGCCTGCGCGAAGGGGATGTCGTCTATCTCACCGCCGATGACCGCTGGACCCTGGTCCATGCAGAGGCCGAGCTGATCGAAGACGAGGCCCATGCCCAGCTGCGGCTGATCCATGCCAATGCGCAGGGGCGGCTGATCGTGGGTGCCTATCTGGCAGATGCGAAACCGGGCCCGAACGGCCCCGAACCCACCCATTTCCGTGAGGCCTTCCGCACGCGCGGCCCCTCGAACTATCACCACGGGAAACAGGCAGACCTCGACCATGTATGA
- the infC gene encoding translation initiation factor IF-3, with translation MGRRPHNAPPQRETGPRVNDRIRAPEIRLIGADGENVGVVTPARAMALAEEAGLDLVEISPNAVPPVCKIMDFGKFKYETQKREAEARKKQKIIEIKEIKFRPGTDEHDYQVKMRSVLKFLDEGDKVKVTLRFRGREMAHQQLGLELLNRVSADVGDAGKVESMPKLEGRQMVMMIGPR, from the coding sequence ATAGGACGCAGACCCCATAACGCCCCGCCGCAACGTGAGACCGGCCCGCGCGTAAACGATCGTATCCGCGCGCCCGAAATCCGTCTGATCGGCGCAGATGGCGAAAATGTCGGTGTTGTCACTCCGGCGCGTGCCATGGCGCTGGCGGAAGAGGCCGGGCTCGACCTGGTCGAGATCTCGCCGAATGCCGTGCCGCCGGTCTGTAAGATCATGGATTTCGGCAAATTCAAATACGAGACGCAAAAGCGCGAAGCCGAAGCCCGCAAGAAACAGAAGATCATCGAGATCAAGGAAATCAAGTTCCGTCCCGGTACGGATGAGCATGATTACCAGGTCAAGATGCGCTCGGTCCTGAAATTCCTTGACGAAGGCGACAAGGTAAAGGTCACCCTGCGTTTCCGGGGCCGCGAAATGGCCCACCAGCAGCTTGGGCTGGAGCTTCTGAACCGCGTCTCGGCCGATGTCGGCGATGCCGGCAAGGTAGAGAGCATGCCAAAGCTTGAAGGTCGCCAGATGGTGATGATGATCGGGCCGAGATAA
- a CDS encoding phosphoadenylyl-sulfate reductase produces the protein MPRDLSAYPVADRVAALNARYKHHSAHDVLEHALQDDDLGRVALVSSFGAESVVLLHLVSLLAPETPVLFVDTRMLFKETLDYQRELAERLDLCDIRTIRANPRRLQFEDPDNTLHLYSTDSCCNVRKVEPLERALKPFDGWITGRKRFQNSDRGTLDFFENEGDFRIKVNPLAHWGREDLEDYITNNNLPRHPLVAKGYPSIGCAPCTSPVKPGEDPRSGRWRGQQKTECGIHFTGGKPVRNTSESAA, from the coding sequence ATGCCGCGTGACCTGAGCGCCTATCCGGTTGCCGACCGGGTGGCCGCGCTGAACGCGCGCTACAAACACCATTCGGCCCATGATGTGCTGGAACATGCTTTGCAGGATGATGACCTGGGCCGGGTGGCCCTGGTCTCATCTTTCGGGGCAGAATCGGTCGTGCTCTTGCATCTGGTGTCGCTGCTGGCACCGGAAACCCCGGTGCTGTTCGTTGACACGCGGATGCTCTTCAAGGAAACGCTGGATTATCAGCGCGAACTGGCCGAACGTCTCGATCTTTGCGATATCCGCACCATCCGCGCCAATCCGCGCCGGCTGCAATTCGAAGACCCGGATAATACACTGCATCTCTACAGCACGGATTCGTGCTGCAATGTGCGCAAGGTCGAGCCGCTGGAACGCGCGCTGAAACCCTTTGACGGCTGGATCACCGGGCGCAAACGCTTTCAGAACTCGGATCGCGGCACGCTGGATTTCTTCGAGAATGAGGGTGATTTCCGCATCAAGGTCAATCCACTGGCCCATTGGGGCCGCGAGGATCTGGAAGACTATATCACCAATAACAACCTGCCGCGCCATCCGCTGGTCGCGAAAGGCTATCCGTCCATCGGCTGTGCGCCCTGCACGAGCCCGGTAAAACCCGGCGAAGACCCGCGCTCCGGGCGCTGGCGGGGCCAGCAGAAAACAGAATGCGGCATCCATTTTACGGGCGGCAAGCCCGTGCGCAACACCAGCGAGAGCGCCGCATGA
- a CDS encoding nitrite/sulfite reductase: MYDYTDFDERFVRERVAQFSQQVERRLDGSLTEEEFRPLRLMNGLYLQLHAYMLRVAIPYGTLNARKMRQLAKIGATWDKGYGHWTTRQNIQFNWPKLPDIPAILTALADVGMHAIQTSGNTVRNVTADHFAGAAADEIADPRAYAELLRQWSTDHPEFQFLPRKFKIAITGATHDRAVIRAHDIGLQLVKNDQGEIGFRVLVGGGLGRTPLIGMVVREFLPEADLLPYVEAVLSVYNVLGRRDNKYKARIKITLHETGKEEITRLVEERFEELRPLFGGADQALLEDIQAAFAPPAFRNAPVTAYDDFYKADPLFRAWADTNLAAHKNDQYAIVTISVKEQGKTPGDQTSEQMELIADLAEKFGHDDIRISHEQNVILPHVHKGDLPALHAALVQGGIATANVGLISDIIACPGMDYCALATARSIPVAQEIAMRFKELDLEHEIGPLKIKISGCINACGHHHVGHIGILGLDRAGVENYQITLGGSGAEDAAIGDKTGPGFAYDQVVPAVERIVRAYLSEREGPQESFLDAFRRLGMEPFKAALYESGDAKDAA; the protein is encoded by the coding sequence ATGTATGATTATACCGACTTCGATGAGCGTTTCGTCCGCGAGCGCGTGGCGCAGTTTTCGCAACAGGTCGAACGCCGTCTCGATGGCAGCCTGACCGAGGAAGAGTTCCGGCCCTTGCGGCTGATGAACGGGCTCTATCTGCAACTCCATGCCTATATGCTGCGGGTCGCCATTCCCTATGGCACGCTGAACGCGCGCAAGATGCGCCAGCTGGCGAAGATCGGCGCGACCTGGGATAAGGGTTACGGCCATTGGACCACGCGGCAGAACATCCAGTTCAACTGGCCGAAACTCCCGGATATTCCTGCGATCCTGACCGCGCTGGCCGATGTCGGCATGCATGCGATCCAGACCTCGGGCAATACCGTCCGCAACGTGACCGCCGACCATTTCGCGGGTGCGGCGGCTGACGAGATCGCCGATCCCCGCGCCTATGCCGAACTGTTGCGCCAGTGGTCGACCGATCACCCGGAATTCCAGTTCCTGCCGCGCAAATTCAAGATCGCCATCACCGGCGCGACGCATGACCGCGCGGTGATCCGCGCGCATGACATCGGTCTGCAACTGGTGAAGAACGATCAGGGCGAGATCGGTTTCCGCGTGCTTGTGGGCGGCGGCCTTGGCCGCACGCCGCTGATCGGCATGGTGGTGCGCGAATTCCTGCCCGAGGCCGATCTGCTGCCTTATGTCGAAGCGGTTCTCAGCGTCTATAACGTGCTGGGCCGGCGCGACAATAAATACAAAGCGCGCATCAAGATCACGCTGCATGAAACAGGCAAGGAAGAGATCACCCGGCTGGTGGAAGAGCGGTTTGAAGAGCTGCGCCCGCTCTTTGGCGGGGCCGATCAGGCGCTGCTGGAAGATATCCAGGCGGCCTTCGCGCCGCCCGCGTTCCGCAACGCGCCCGTGACCGCCTATGATGACTTCTACAAGGCCGATCCGCTGTTCCGCGCCTGGGCCGACACCAACCTTGCCGCCCATAAGAACGATCAATATGCGATCGTGACGATCTCGGTGAAGGAACAGGGCAAGACGCCGGGCGACCAGACCTCGGAGCAGATGGAACTGATCGCGGATCTGGCCGAGAAATTCGGCCATGACGATATCCGCATCAGCCATGAGCAGAATGTGATCCTGCCGCATGTGCATAAGGGCGATCTGCCCGCGCTGCATGCAGCGCTGGTTCAGGGCGGCATTGCCACCGCCAATGTCGGGCTGATCTCGGATATCATCGCCTGCCCCGGCATGGATTACTGCGCCCTGGCCACTGCGCGCTCGATCCCGGTGGCGCAGGAAATTGCCATGCGGTTCAAGGAACTCGACCTCGAACATGAGATCGGACCGCTGAAGATCAAGATCTCGGGCTGCATCAATGCCTGCGGCCATCACCATGTCGGCCATATCGGCATTCTCGGTCTCGACCGGGCGGGGGTCGAGAATTACCAGATCACCCTCGGTGGCTCGGGCGCCGAAGATGCCGCGATTGGCGACAAGACCGGCCCGGGCTTTGCCTATGATCAGGTGGTGCCGGCGGTGGAGCGGATCGTCCGCGCCTATCTGAGCGAGCGTGAAGGTCCGCAGGAAAGCTTCCTCGACGCCTTCCGTCGCCTCGGGATGGAGCCGTTCAAGGCCGCCCTTTATGAGAGCGGAGACGCGAAGGATGCCGCGTGA